In a single window of the Jaculus jaculus isolate mJacJac1 chromosome 9, mJacJac1.mat.Y.cur, whole genome shotgun sequence genome:
- the LOC123463383 gene encoding TP53-regulated inhibitor of apoptosis 1-like yields the protein MTSECAASTFALAKNSVGEACTDMKREYDQCFNLWFAEKFLKGDGSGDPCTDLFKRYQQCVQKAIKENEIPIEGLEFRGRGKDKPENSS from the coding sequence ATGACATCAGAGTGCGCCGCCTCCACCTTCGCCCTCGCCAAGAACAGCGTTGGGGAGGCTTGCACAGACATGAAGCGGGAGTATGACCAATGTTTCAATCTCTGGTTTGCCGAGAAGTTCCTAAAAGGGGACGGCTCTGGGGACCCATGCACCGACCTCTTCAAGCGCTACCAACAGTGTGTTCAGAAAGCAATAAAGGAGAACGAGATTCCTAttgaaggactggagttcagGGGCCGTGGCAAAGATAAGCCTGAAAACTCTTCTTGA